In the Malania oleifera isolate guangnan ecotype guangnan chromosome 1, ASM2987363v1, whole genome shotgun sequence genome, one interval contains:
- the LOC131157924 gene encoding E3 ubiquitin-protein ligase At3g02290-like, with protein MGAVCCCLTTADFEDYINPNSSVYRNCVCLGCFVQNFLYVYTSLFRRGEVHAIPSSIQGAASVTSTASFQNSLTDTYHSPPRPLPYDADPRYFRLQQDGLVSRREKGSSHSHEESEPLRSGNDADSESLSAGDKWNESTCQEGSKENQSRSSLKLLSAKTTTEVGLFYSSTEDEDVCPTCLEEYSPENPKIITKCTHHFHLACIYEWMERSESCPVCGKVMVFDETTDIS; from the exons ATGGGAGCTGTTTGTTGCTGTTTGACTACTGCGGACTTCGAAGATTATATAAATCCAAACAGTTCTGTGTATAGAAACTGTGTGTGTCTTGGTTGCTTTGTTCAGAATTTCTTATATGTG TATACATCATTATTTCGAAGAGGGGAAGTACATGCCATCCCTTCATCCATTCAGGGGGCAGCATCTGTGACTTCCACAGCATCATTTCAGAACTCTCTAACTGACACGTATCACTCTCCTCCAAGACCCCTGCCTTACGATGCCGACCCAAGATATTTTCGGTTGCAGCAGGATGGACTGGTTTCAAGACGTGAGAAGGGCTCAAGTCATTCTCATGAGGAATCAGAACCACTGAGAAGTGGTAATGATGCTGATTCAGAATCTTTGAGTGCAGGAGACAAATGGAATGAGTCTACTTGTCAAGAAGGATCCAAAGAAAACCAATCCAGGTCGTCATTGAAACTCTTGTCGGCTAAAACAACCACGGAGGTTGGGCTTTTTTATTCATCAACTGAAGATGAGGATGTCTGTCCAACATGTCTTGAAG AATATTCTCCAGAAAACCCTAAGATAATAACAAAATGCACTCACCATTTCCATCTTGCTTGCATATATGAATGGATGGAGAGAAGCGAAAGCTGCCCTGTCTGTGGGAAG